The Nocardia terpenica genome has a segment encoding these proteins:
- a CDS encoding TetR/AcrR family transcriptional regulator produces MAESSQRVRNPWGQGERLRGEILEAAARLLSELGGEQGLTIRGVARAAGIAPASIYQHFSDKSALVKALIDYDAEQLAAAMAAAEAECAPDALLDRVRALMRAYCRFALDSPGHYRLIINNRAYPSTRTGPMREIVQQGIAAFERCERAGIRLRVSPERAAIIVIVGTHGRVALWHSGGDAAVQSELILDFVDELVTLVVE; encoded by the coding sequence GTGGCCGAATCCTCGCAACGAGTGCGCAATCCCTGGGGGCAGGGGGAGCGGCTGCGGGGCGAGATTCTCGAGGCCGCCGCGCGGTTGCTGTCGGAATTGGGCGGCGAACAGGGGCTGACGATCCGCGGGGTGGCCCGGGCCGCCGGGATCGCACCGGCCAGCATCTACCAGCACTTCAGCGATAAGTCCGCGCTGGTGAAGGCGCTGATCGACTACGACGCGGAGCAATTGGCGGCGGCGATGGCCGCGGCCGAGGCCGAATGCGCGCCGGATGCGCTGCTGGATCGGGTCCGGGCGCTGATGCGGGCGTACTGCCGGTTCGCCCTCGACAGCCCGGGTCACTATCGGCTGATCATCAACAATCGCGCGTACCCGTCCACGCGCACGGGTCCGATGCGGGAGATCGTGCAGCAGGGGATCGCCGCGTTCGAACGGTGCGAGCGCGCCGGAATCCGGCTGCGGGTGTCGCCGGAACGGGCCGCGATCATCGTCATTGTCGGCACGCACGGCCGGGTCGCGCTCTGGCACTCCGGCGGGGATGCCGCCGTGCAATCGGAGCTCATTCTGGACTTCGTCGACGAGCTCGTCACCCTCGTTGTCGAGTGA
- a CDS encoding phosphotransferase enzyme family protein, giving the protein MYELVSAPVIVRIPGSEVVDRRVPKVISVARWLADEQVPAVRLAEDLPQPLTVDGRRITFWHKVISREPGSTPNGRELGMILRRLHALPPPGFDLPPWRPLAPIRGRLEEQDLLSPADLRFLEHKCDDVEEGLEAIEYTLPPGPIHGDSTVGNLIPNGREPVLCDFDATAHGPREWDLAPVAFGKVRFASTTGDHERLAAAYGMDILRWQHFPVLRQLRELQLVTSVLPILEANPALYDQWRHRFLTFRAGDNITTWSPYR; this is encoded by the coding sequence GTGTACGAGCTCGTTTCGGCGCCGGTGATCGTCCGGATCCCGGGCTCGGAGGTGGTCGATCGGCGGGTGCCGAAGGTGATCTCGGTGGCCCGGTGGCTGGCGGACGAACAGGTGCCCGCGGTGCGGCTGGCCGAGGACCTGCCGCAGCCGCTGACCGTCGACGGACGGCGGATCACCTTCTGGCACAAGGTGATATCACGCGAGCCGGGCAGCACCCCGAACGGCCGCGAGCTGGGCATGATCCTGCGGCGGCTGCACGCGCTGCCGCCCCCGGGATTCGATCTCCCGCCCTGGCGGCCCCTGGCGCCGATCCGGGGGCGGCTCGAGGAGCAGGATCTGCTCTCGCCCGCCGACCTCCGATTCCTGGAACACAAGTGCGACGATGTGGAAGAAGGGCTCGAGGCGATCGAATACACGCTGCCGCCCGGGCCGATCCACGGCGACAGCACGGTCGGCAATCTCATCCCGAACGGACGGGAACCGGTGCTGTGCGACTTCGACGCGACCGCGCACGGACCGCGCGAATGGGACCTGGCCCCCGTCGCGTTCGGGAAGGTCCGCTTCGCCAGCACCACCGGCGATCACGAGCGGTTGGCCGCCGCCTACGGCATGGATATCCTTCGCTGGCAACACTTTCCGGTCCTGCGGCAGCTGCGCGAACTCCAGCTGGTGACGAGTGTGCTGCCCATCCTCGAGGCCAATCCGGCCCTCTACGATCAGTGGCGCCACCGGTTCCTCACCTTCCGCGCCGGGGACAACATCACCACCTGGTCGCCGTATCGGTGA